The sequence below is a genomic window from Streptosporangium lutulentum.
GGATGCTGCAGCAGCGAGACGAATCGACACCGATGGGCAGACGACATTGATCCGCTGGCGTGACCCCCGGGTACCGCTGACCACCGCCGCCGTCATCGGTGTGGTGGGGCTCGTCGCCGCGTTTGTCAGCGGCGCTTCCGCCGTGGTCGTCGGAGCGGTGGCGGGTGTCATCGCCGCCACGGCCGCCGCGATCTCGTTGTTCGCCGCGGCCGCCAAGGTGGCCGACCGGCGCAGGGCGATGGCCTGGCGATGGCTGGCGAGCGGCTCGCTCACCTGGATGGTCGGGATCGGCGTGCGGCCGCTCGCCGACGGCACGCCCTTCGCGGTGACCTTCGCCGACCTGATGCTTCTCGTCGGCACCGCCATGATCGCTGTCAGCACCGGACTGTGCGCCACCCGGCCCGCGCACGGGCACGCTCTGTTACGCGACCTCGCCGACGGTTACGTGTGCGCCGCCTCGGTCTTCGTGATCACCTGGGTCCTCCTGCTGGACCCGGTGTACCGCGAGGGCGGGGGCGGGTTCGTGGTCACCTTCGCCTCACCGCTGTTCTGCCTGATCCTCACCTGTGTCGCCGGTCCGGCGGTGGTGCCGATCCGGCGGTCCGCCTGGCCGGTGGGCCTGGCCGCGCTGGCCGTGCTCTCCGCCGTCACGGCGGCGGAGACGGCCACCGCTCTGGCCCGGGCGACCGGTGACGCGCCCTCGCTCACCTGGATGTGGCCGGCCCCCGCCGCCTTCCTGCTCCTGGCGGCGGTTCCGTGGAGCGACCGCACGACCCGCGCGGCGAACTCCGAGGAGGGCGACGACGAGCTGGGCGAGCTGTCCGTCCGCCAGAGCACCTCCTCCTTGATCGCCTCGGTGCCGTTGATCCTCGCCGTCGTGGCCACGGGCGTCGTGCTCTTCCGCGTGATCGAGAGCGGGATGCAGGGGCCGGTGCAGGTCCTGGCCGTCGTGTCCGCGTCGGTCGTCGTCCTCCTGGCGGCTCGCCTGTTCCTGATGCTGCTGGAGATCGGCCGGATGCGGCGTCTGGTCGACCTCGGCGAGCGGCAGCTGCAAGACCTCGCCGAGAGCGTCGGGGACGTGGTCCTGATGTGCGACTACGACGGTGTCGTGCGGGAGATCGGCGAAGGCGTCGAGATCACGTACGGTTACCGCCCCGGTGACCTGGTCGGCAGGACGATCTTCGACTACATCCACCCCGAGGACATGCCCGGCCTCCAGGTGGCGCTGCGCGCGATGGGCCCGGACGAGGAGCCGGGCGAGGGGGCGGGCGCCTGCATGGTCGCCTGCCGGGTCAGGGCGTCCGACGGCACCTGGCGGCCCACCGAGTCGGTGGCCACCCGGCACGTGCGCGGCGAGGAACTGCTGCTGATCACCACGCGCGACATCAGCGACCAGGAGGCCCTGCGCAACCAGGTCACCCACCTGACCTTCCACGACGGCGTCACGGGCCTGCCCAACCGGGCCTATTTCGAAGAACGCACCCGGGAGGTGCTGGCCCGTCCGGGCGCGAGCAGCGCCGTCGTGATCTTCCTGGACCTGGACGGTTTCACCGCGGTGAACGACTCGGTCGGCCACGCCAGCGGCGACTACCTGCTCGGCCAGGCGGCCCGCAGGCTCCGCGCCGCCGTACGGGCCGACGACACCCTGGCGCGCTGGGGCGGCGACGAGTTCGCGGTGCTGCTGGAGTCGACGGTGGACGCCCAGACGGCGGTGGATCTGGCCGAGCGGCTGGTCCGCACGGTCTCGTCCGAGCCGTTCCGGGTGGCCGACCGTGACATCGCGCTGACCGCGAGCGTCGGAGTGGCCTTCGCCGACGACGACGTGTCCTCCGCGGACCTGATCCGCAACGCCGACGTGGCGATGGCCAGGGCCAAGGAGCTCGGCGGGCGCCGGGTCGAGGTGTTCGCCGCGCACATGCACGCCGACGTGGTCCGCCGTCTGGAGCTCGCCGCCGACCTGCAACGGGCGCTGCTGGAGAACCAGTTCGCCATCGAGTACCAGCCGGTGGTGGACCTGGCCACCTCGCGGGTCACCGCGGTCGAGGCATTGGTGCGCTGGGTGCGGGGAGGCACGTTCGTGCCGCCGGAGCAGTTCCTCGGCCCGGCCGAGGACACCGGCCTGATCGTGCCGCTGAGCGAGTGGATCCTGCGTGAGGCCTGCCGGGAGGTGGCCGCCTGGCGCGCGTCCTCCTGGGACATCGGGCTCTCGCTCAACCTGTCGTCCCGGCAGATCATGGCGCCGCGCTTCGTGGAGACCGTCGAGTCGGCGCTCACCGAAAGCGGCCTGCCCCCCAGCGCGCTGACCCTGGAGGTCATCGAGGAGATGCTGGTCGAGGACGCCGAGGAGACCATCACCCGGCTCTCGGAGCTGCGCAGGCTCGGGGTACGGCTGGCCATCGACGACTTCGGCACCGGTTACGCCTCGCTGGCCCTGCTGCGGCAGCTCCCGGTGGACATGATCAA
It includes:
- a CDS encoding putative bifunctional diguanylate cyclase/phosphodiesterase; the encoded protein is MIRWRDPRVPLTTAAVIGVVGLVAAFVSGASAVVVGAVAGVIAATAAAISLFAAAAKVADRRRAMAWRWLASGSLTWMVGIGVRPLADGTPFAVTFADLMLLVGTAMIAVSTGLCATRPAHGHALLRDLADGYVCAASVFVITWVLLLDPVYREGGGGFVVTFASPLFCLILTCVAGPAVVPIRRSAWPVGLAALAVLSAVTAAETATALARATGDAPSLTWMWPAPAAFLLLAAVPWSDRTTRAANSEEGDDELGELSVRQSTSSLIASVPLILAVVATGVVLFRVIESGMQGPVQVLAVVSASVVVLLAARLFLMLLEIGRMRRLVDLGERQLQDLAESVGDVVLMCDYDGVVREIGEGVEITYGYRPGDLVGRTIFDYIHPEDMPGLQVALRAMGPDEEPGEGAGACMVACRVRASDGTWRPTESVATRHVRGEELLLITTRDISDQEALRNQVTHLTFHDGVTGLPNRAYFEERTREVLARPGASSAVVIFLDLDGFTAVNDSVGHASGDYLLGQAARRLRAAVRADDTLARWGGDEFAVLLESTVDAQTAVDLAERLVRTVSSEPFRVADRDIALTASVGVAFADDDVSSADLIRNADVAMARAKELGGRRVEVFAAHMHADVVRRLELAADLQRALLENQFAIEYQPVVDLATSRVTAVEALVRWVRGGTFVPPEQFLGPAEDTGLIVPLSEWILREACREVAAWRASSWDIGLSLNLSSRQIMAPRFVETVESALTESGLPPSALTLEVIEEMLVEDAEETITRLSELRRLGVRLAIDDFGTGYASLALLRQLPVDMIKIDPSFVSGLGRDETLTLLTRTIVRLGHDLGLIVVAEGIERPEQLELLREMGCTRGQGFLVARPMVARGVDTLMNTSLSSLHSGV